A genome region from Oryzias melastigma strain HK-1 linkage group LG12, ASM292280v2, whole genome shotgun sequence includes the following:
- the arvcfa gene encoding armadillo repeat protein deleted in velo-cardio-facial syndrome homolog translates to MPAEVKEDQSLEELPPFTPSHKAKESNQENPTATDELDTPTSIASVMTSTNESSTETDTPHQTDTEDSKVLEQESEKTPSETQENPESVHAPGKSHSALLSEAPENASTQQPASEPNAEACESVTPTTTATGAATTNPQPQQVVPAAESPTDAHSRVYTLPDAFRGVRSDLYPGYGSLSRFSLHGYLPTKNFQPGAHYTLPFLRDSYTPTCMSNQTEEDRENLLDKKSDDSAAGYQTLGGIHQFRPITTMELFREPSRTRSGYDEAFMAQLEGTLNPFFQAMCRAQTLQIPHKRSSMVSLDSIRRDPRWRDPNLHEVISMLSHPLDPVKSNAAAYLQHLCYENDRIKQEVRQLNGVPILVALLDHPKAEVHRKACGALRNISYGKDHNNKIAIKNCGGIQALVRLLRKSSSMEVKELATGTLWNLSSHEPLKMLVINQGLQTLTDEIIIPHSGWRRRDSADPSKLQSAEWTTVFKNTSGCLRNVSSDGAEARQRLRECEGLVAALLHALQSAVINKDTDNKSVENCVCILRNLSYHVHKEVPGTERLQEPNACHLRSVGLQKKKTEPDSLAGKRPKEEWFTQGLELLYQPEVVRLYLSLLTCSHNHNTLEAAAGALQNLAAGQWAWSNYIRVTVRKEKGLPVLVELLRSDVDKVVRAVAIALRNLAIDKRNKELIANYALRELVGNLPCGQQHPAKNLEGDTVVSILNTIHEIITDSPENARALVQCQAVQKLVAINKSSQSTRETKAASHVLQTIWSFKELRNSLIKAGWNKSHFKPTTSGAAKKSKSGKQGGDDITSPLMDKNQDVYSTLEPNGRAGDGKGPAVERDALQATSERKHFIRAGRPAVGLMDNKPPPLDSWV, encoded by the exons ATGCCTGCTGAAGTGAAGGAG GATCAAAGTCTGGAGGAGCTGCCTCCATTCACTCCATCACACAAGGCAAAAGAGTCAAACCAGGAAAACCCGACCGCTACAGATGAACTGGACACGCCCACTTCCATCGCTTCGGTGATGACCTCCACCAACGAAAGCTCCACAGAAACTGACACTCCACACCAGACAGACACCGAG GATTCCAAAGTGTTGGAGCAAGAGAGTGAAAAGACCCCGAGTGAGACGCAAGAAAACCCAGAGAGCGTCCATGCTCCAGGAAAATCTCATTCTGCGTTACTTTCTGAGGCTCCGGAAAACGCTTCCACTCAGCAGCCTGCGTCCGAGCCAAATGCTGAGGCCTGTGAATCTGTCACACCGACCACAACAGCCACCGGCGCCGCCACAACAAACCCACAACCTCAGCAAGTGGTGCCGGCTGCTGAGTCCCCCACAGACGCCCACAGCAGAGTGTACACCCTCCCCGACGCCTTCAGGGGCGTACGAAGTGACCTTTATCCAGGATATGGAAGTCTTTCTCGCTTCAGCCTCCATGGCTACCTGCCCACCAAAAACTTCCAGCCCGGCGCTCACTACACCCTCCCCTTCCTCAGAGACAGCTACACCCCGACGTGCATGAGTAACCAAACGGAGGAGGACAGAGAGAACCTGCTGGACAAGAAAAGCGACGACTCAGCTGCCGGTTACCAAACGTTGGGAGGAATCCACCAGTTTAGGCCCATTACCACCATGGAGCTGTTCAGGGAGCCCTCCAGGACCAG aagtgGCTACGATGAGGCCTTCATGGCCCAGCTGGAAGGCACCCTGAACCCTTTCTTCCAGGCCATGTGCCGCGCACAGACTCTGCAGATACCCCACAAGCGCAGCAGCATGGTGAGCCTGGACAGCATTCGAAGAGACCCCCGCTGGCGAGACCCCAACCTACACGAAGTGATCTCAATGCTCAGCCACCCCCTGGACCCCGTCAAGTCCAACGCGGCGGCCTACCTGCAGCACCTGTGTTACGAGAACGACAGGATCAAGCAGGAGGTCCGGCAGCTGAACGGGGTTCCCATTTTAGTGGCGTTGCTGGACCATCCTAAGGCTGAGGTCCATCGCAAGGCCTGTGGGGCATTGCGCAACATATCATATGGGAAGGACCACAACAACAAAATAGCCATCAAGAACTGTGGTGGCATCCAAGCTTTAGTCCGACTGCTGAGGAAGTCCAGCAGCATGGAGGTCAAAGAGTTAGCCACAG GGACTCTGTGGAACCTTTCCTCGCACGAGCCTCTCAAGATGCTGGTCATCAACCAGGGACTCCAAACGCTGACGGATGAAATCATCATCCCACACTCaggctggaggaggagagaCTCGGCCGACCCCTCAAAGCTGCAGAGCGCCGAGTGGACCACCGTCTTTAAGAACACATCTGGATGTCTGAG GAACGTCAGCTCGGACGGGGCAGAAGCTCGACAGAGACTgagggagtgtgaggggctggtGGCAGCGCTCCTTCATGCCCTGCAGTCAGCCGTCATCAACAAGGACACAGACaacaag TCGGTGGAGAACTGCGTCTGCATCCTCCGAAATCTGTCCTATCACGTTCACAAAGAGGTACCTGGAACTGAGCGGCTGCAGGAGCCCAACGCTTGTCATCTGAGATCAGTGGGtctccagaagaagaaaactgagCCAGACAGCCTTGCAGGAAAAAGACCTAAAG AGGAGTGGTTCACTCAAG GTTTGGAGCTGCTGTACCAGCCGGAGGTGGTGCGGCTCTACCTCTCCCTTCTCACCTGCAGTCACAACCACAACACCCTGGAGGCAGCTGCAGGAGCACTGCAGAACCTCGCTGCAGGACAATGGGCT TGGTCCAACTACATTCGGGTGACGGTCAGAAAAGAGAAAGGGTTGCCTGTTCTGGTGGAGCTGCTGCGGTCAGACGTGGACAAAGTTGTGCGAGCCGTGGCCATCGCTCTTCGCAACCTCGCCATCGACAAACGGAATAAAGAACTAATTG CCAACTATGCCCTGAGGGAGCTCGTTGGTAATTTACCATGTGGCCAACAGCACCCTGCAAAGAACCTGGAGGGTGACACGGTGGTGTCCATCCTGAACACGATTCATGAGATCATCACGGACAGCCCTGAGAACGCTCGAGCACTTGTGCAGTGTCAAGCTGTGCAGAAGCTGGTGGCCATCAACAAGTCGAG CCAATCCACACGAGAGACCAAGGCAGCCTCCCATGTCCTCCAGACGATATGGTCCTTCAAGGAGCTGAGGAACTCGCTCATCAAGGCAGGATGGAACAAGAGCCACTTTAAG CCAACAACCAGCGGAGCGGCAAAAAAATCCAAGAGCGGAAAACAAGGCGGTGATGACATCACCTCACCTCTGATGGACAAAAACCAAG ATGTTTACTCCACCTTAGAACCAAATGGCAGAGCTGGAGATGGAAAGGGACCTGCAGTGGAAAGAGACGCACTTCAG GCGACAAGTGAGAGGAAACACTTCATCCGAGCTGGCAGGCCTGCAGTGGGCCTCATGGACAACAAACCTCCGCCGCTGGACTCTTGGGTGTAG
- the LOC112136179 gene encoding bone morphogenetic protein 10-like has translation MTASPLSNLVSVNTLNVALLVVTGLSWSSPIKPAENPRRTSFGVDVHPQPLFNTQDLLSQFLSTLNLTRLRSQTRAPSAPQEPLPEFMLELYNRFTNDHTAQPSASIVRSFKNEDSSPSTVRSMGVRIYPLLFNISTPHHESITVAELRLFTLIGKAQKPRAGFDCKVTIYEKHEGVVWTKEVGKEVRGRDKEEVVGMEDLEELVTKHIHVKDNSWVSFDLTHAVTLWRKSGRAAHALEVHVARLGSQEDRSLVEIDIDRNLKGQHNTVLIVFSDDQSREHKQLIKHENDLKANVGQSQHPFQGHAYDKQSVTELQSDHIYDTPPRIRRSAKSQSCRRTPLFVDFKDIGWDSWIIQPLGYEAYKCNGVCNPPMTSEVSPTNHAIVQTLLSLHSPDRTSRACCVPTKLEPISLLYHDNGVITFNHKYEGMVVAECGCR, from the exons ATGACTGCTTCACCTCTCTCTAACCTCGTCTCTGTCAACACTCTGAATGTCGCTCTTCTTGTGGTGACTGGTTTGAGTTGGAGCAGCCCCATTAAGCCTGCAGAAAACCCGCGCAGGACGTCGTTTGGTGTTGATGTGCACCCCCAGCCGCTTTTCAACACGCAGGACCTCCTTAGCCAGTTTCTGTCCACACTAAACCTCACCAGGCTGAGGTCTCAGACCCGGGCCCCCAGTGCTCCTCAGGAGCCACTGCCAGAGTTCATGCTGGAGCTCTACAACCGATTTACCAATGACCACACGGCCCAGCCATCTGCAAGCATTGTACGCAGTTTCAAGAATGAAg ATTCCTCTCCATCCACTGTGAGATCCATGGGTGTAAGGATTTACCCCCTCCTGTTCAATATCTCCACACCCCATCACGAAAGCATAACGGTAGCTGAGCTTCGCCTCTTCACTCTGATCGGGAAGGCCCAGAAACCCCGTGCTGGCTTTGATTGCAAGGTGACAATCTACGAAAAGCACGAGGGTGTTGTTTGGACCAAAGAGGTGGGGAAAGAAGTGAGAGGGAGGGATAAAGAGGAGGTGGTGGGGATGGAGGACTTGGAGGAACTGGTGACAAAGCACATCCACGTCAAAGATAACAGCTGGGTGTCATTTGACCTCACTCATGCGGTTACACTTTGGAGGAAGTCAGGGCGAGCGGCTCACGCACTGGAGGTTCACGTTGCACGTCTGGGCTCACAGGAGGACAGAAGTCTGGTTGAGATTGATATTGACAGGAACTTGAAGGGGCAGCACAACACAGTATTGATTGTATTCTCAGACGATCAAAGCAGAGAACACAAACAGCTGATTAAACATGAGAATGACCTTAAGGCGAACGTGGGACAGAGCCAGCATCCTTTCCAGGGGCACGCATATGACAAACAGTCAGTCACGGAGCTGCAGTCCGACCATATCTATGACACGCCTCCTCGAATCCGGCGCAGTGCTAAGAGCCAGTCGTGCAGGAGGACGCCTCTCTTTGTGGATTTTAAAGACATCGGCTGGGACAGTTGGATAATTCAGCCTCTGGGCTACGAAGCGTACAAGTGCAACGGCGTGTGCAACCCACCCATGACCTCCGAGGTCTCTCCAACCAATCATGCCATCGTGCAGACGCTGCTGAGCTTGCACAGTCCTGACAGAACATCACGCGCCTGCTGTGTGCCCACAAAACTGGAGCCCATCTCCCTCCTCTATCATGATAATGGAGTGATCACTTTCAATCACAAGTACGAGGGAATGGTGGTAGCAGAGTGCGGCTGCAGATAG